The Pseudarthrobacter sp. NS4 genome includes a window with the following:
- the ispD gene encoding 2-C-methyl-D-erythritol 4-phosphate cytidylyltransferase produces the protein MSDTANRLVTAVILVAAGSGQRLGYGMPKAAVPLGGEPMLMHALRGIVAAGIGSQVCVALPAGDDGLRRLCEDFREELADGGPLLTIVDGGATRADSVRAGLGALMDGIEAVMVHDAARALTPESVFHRVADALAAGAEAVIPAIPVVDTVKTVAATSGDGSALAPEVVTGTAPREALRAVQTPQGFHFGTLQRAHEAAQSLDSRQAAAVTDDAMLVEMTGTPVHVVRGSTQSLKITTPLDLILAEGLLEGPLGVRWVEG, from the coding sequence ATGAGCGATACAGCTAACCGCCTGGTCACCGCGGTGATCCTGGTGGCCGCAGGTTCCGGGCAACGACTCGGTTACGGCATGCCCAAGGCTGCAGTGCCGCTGGGTGGAGAACCGATGCTGATGCATGCCCTGCGGGGCATCGTCGCGGCCGGAATCGGCAGCCAGGTCTGCGTTGCCCTGCCCGCAGGCGACGACGGCCTGCGGCGGCTTTGTGAGGACTTCCGGGAAGAACTTGCCGACGGCGGCCCGCTCCTGACCATCGTCGATGGCGGTGCCACCCGCGCTGACTCAGTCCGGGCCGGGCTGGGTGCCCTGATGGACGGCATTGAGGCCGTCATGGTGCACGACGCCGCCCGCGCCCTGACTCCGGAGTCTGTATTCCACCGCGTCGCTGACGCCCTCGCAGCAGGCGCTGAAGCCGTTATTCCTGCCATTCCTGTCGTGGACACGGTCAAGACGGTGGCGGCCACATCGGGTGACGGCAGCGCGCTGGCGCCGGAGGTTGTTACCGGCACCGCGCCCCGCGAGGCCCTGCGTGCGGTGCAGACGCCCCAGGGATTCCACTTCGGTACACTGCAGCGGGCCCACGAGGCAGCCCAAAGCCTGGACTCCCGGCAGGCAGCAGCGGTCACCGATGACGCGATGCTCGTTGAGATGACCGGCACCCCGGTCCACGTGGTGCGCGGCTCCACCCAGTCCCTGAAGATCACCACTCCGCTGGACCTGATCCTGGCCGAAGGACTGCTGGAAGGCCCGCTGGGCGTCCGATGGGTGGAGGGTTAG
- a CDS encoding DNA polymerase III subunit delta': protein MTVWDDLQGQPAVVEQLRQASSGDGLTHAWLFTGPPGSGRSNAAKAFAAALNCDQQDVSLRGCGRCPACLTILGETHSDVTFVRTEKVTITIDEARELVATAGNRPAAGRWRIIVVEDADRMAERTTNVLLKAIEEPTPRTVWMLCAPSPADVLVTIRSRCRSVALRLPPAADVAALLVKRDGVDPVLAERSARAAQSHVGIARRLARDPAARERRLETVRFPLGLRGVTAAVMMADKLVKIATAEANSSNEERDAAEKAALLATLGAPESGTLPPAMRSQLKQLEDDQKRRAKRSITDSLDRTLTDLLSFYRDVLIIQLGNAVELVNVELRSELEEFASRSAPEATLSRMDAINKARERITTTNVAPLLTIESMAASLI from the coding sequence ATGACCGTCTGGGATGACCTGCAGGGCCAGCCCGCCGTCGTCGAACAGTTGCGCCAGGCCTCCAGCGGCGACGGGCTGACGCATGCCTGGTTGTTTACGGGCCCGCCAGGTTCCGGGCGCTCAAATGCGGCCAAGGCGTTTGCCGCGGCGTTGAACTGCGACCAGCAGGACGTCAGCCTGCGCGGCTGCGGACGCTGCCCGGCCTGCCTGACGATCCTCGGCGAAACACACTCCGACGTGACATTCGTCCGGACCGAAAAGGTCACCATCACCATCGACGAGGCGCGCGAACTGGTAGCTACCGCCGGGAACAGGCCTGCCGCCGGACGCTGGCGGATCATTGTGGTCGAAGACGCGGACCGCATGGCAGAGCGCACTACCAACGTGCTTCTCAAGGCAATCGAGGAGCCCACTCCCCGGACGGTATGGATGCTGTGCGCGCCCTCCCCCGCTGACGTGCTGGTCACTATCCGCTCGCGCTGCCGCAGTGTGGCGCTGCGGTTGCCGCCTGCCGCGGACGTTGCCGCACTTCTGGTGAAGCGCGACGGCGTGGACCCTGTCCTGGCGGAACGCTCCGCCCGTGCCGCGCAGAGCCACGTGGGAATCGCGCGCCGGCTGGCAAGGGATCCTGCAGCGAGGGAACGCCGGTTGGAGACTGTGAGGTTCCCGCTGGGGCTCCGGGGAGTCACCGCTGCGGTCATGATGGCAGACAAACTGGTGAAGATTGCCACCGCCGAGGCGAACAGCTCAAACGAGGAACGCGACGCTGCCGAGAAGGCCGCGCTGCTTGCCACGCTCGGCGCACCCGAGTCCGGCACCCTGCCTCCGGCCATGCGGAGCCAGCTGAAACAGCTGGAAGACGACCAGAAGCGCCGGGCAAAGCGCTCCATTACTGATTCCCTGGACCGCACCCTGACGGATCTGCTGTCCTTCTACCGTGACGTGCTGATTATCCAGCTTGGGAATGCTGTGGAGCTGGTAAACGTTGAGCTGAGGAGTGAATTGGAGGAATTCGCCAGCCGCTCCGCTCCAGAGGCCACCCTTTCCCGGATGGACGCCATCAACAAAGCCCGCGAACGCATCACCACCACCAACGTTGCACCGCTGTTGACCATTGAGTCCATGGCAGCCAGCCTGATCTAG
- a CDS encoding trans-sulfuration enzyme family protein translates to MSLSEQQAAALSAETVVVAAGRPPRERDQPVNPPLVLSSTYFGTDALDPGDRGYGRYSNPTWDPFEEALGQLEGAELPALLYASGLAAVSSALSLIPAGGVLVMPTHSYSGTLVMAAELAQKGFIDLRTVDIADTNAVKAALAPEDARARPAAMLWLESPTNPMLGIADVKALTSAAHAAGAIVVTDNTFSTPLVQQPLALGSDVVLHSVTKYLAGHSDVVLGALVTSNADIRSALLHHRTIHGGIAGPFEAWLALRGLRTLALRVERSQQTAMVLAERLSTHPRIESIRFPGLRTDPGHGRAKTQMKGFGSIVCVQVAPVAGLDGAKAADKLVQAVELWLPATSLGGVESLIERRRRHVAEPVSVPENLVRLSVGVENVEDLWSDLKQALDTLGG, encoded by the coding sequence ATGAGTCTTTCCGAACAACAGGCGGCTGCCCTTTCAGCAGAGACAGTGGTGGTTGCGGCGGGGCGCCCGCCACGGGAAAGGGACCAGCCGGTCAACCCGCCCCTCGTCCTCTCCTCCACCTACTTCGGCACCGACGCGCTCGACCCGGGGGACCGCGGCTACGGGCGGTATTCGAATCCCACCTGGGACCCCTTTGAAGAGGCACTTGGCCAGTTGGAGGGTGCCGAACTGCCGGCTCTCCTCTACGCTTCCGGCCTTGCAGCGGTCAGTTCCGCCCTGTCCCTGATTCCCGCCGGCGGCGTGCTGGTGATGCCGACGCACAGCTATTCGGGGACTTTGGTGATGGCCGCGGAGCTCGCCCAAAAGGGATTCATTGACCTCCGGACTGTTGACATCGCAGACACCAACGCCGTCAAAGCGGCGCTGGCGCCCGAGGACGCCAGGGCCCGGCCTGCCGCCATGCTGTGGCTGGAAAGCCCCACTAACCCCATGCTGGGAATTGCTGATGTCAAGGCCCTGACTTCCGCAGCGCATGCCGCCGGAGCCATCGTGGTCACTGACAACACCTTTTCCACCCCGTTGGTACAGCAACCGCTGGCGCTGGGGTCCGACGTCGTCCTCCACTCGGTGACCAAATACCTGGCCGGCCACTCCGATGTGGTCCTGGGCGCGCTGGTGACCTCCAATGCCGACATCCGGTCCGCGCTGCTCCACCACCGGACCATCCACGGCGGCATCGCAGGCCCCTTCGAAGCCTGGCTCGCACTGCGCGGCCTGCGAACGCTCGCGCTCCGCGTGGAACGGTCACAGCAAACGGCAATGGTCCTGGCGGAACGGCTCAGCACGCATCCCCGGATCGAATCCATCCGCTTCCCTGGACTCCGGACTGACCCGGGGCACGGGCGGGCGAAAACCCAAATGAAGGGCTTCGGGTCCATTGTTTGCGTCCAGGTGGCGCCCGTCGCGGGGCTGGACGGCGCCAAAGCCGCGGACAAACTGGTTCAGGCGGTGGAGCTGTGGTTGCCGGCAACCTCCCTCGGTGGCGTTGAGTCCCTCATCGAGCGCAGGCGCCGGCATGTTGCCGAACCCGTCAGCGTGCCGGAAAACCTGGTCCGGTTGAGTGTCGGTGTAGAAAACGTCGAAGACCTCTGGTCCGACCTGAAGCAGGCGCTGGACACGCTGGGAGGCTAG
- a CDS encoding alpha/beta hydrolase — protein sequence MTARPLPARPRSLVIGGRAAGAMLLAMVLASCSLLSGGDRNEETATAKADPSIVASAPEGLEQFYSQEVVWEPCEKEFQCAKVTVPMDYEDSDGETIQIAALRAPSTGKKTGSLLVNPGGPGASGYDFVKDAAGTHFSQSVRDAYDVVGFDPRGVKRSAPVTCMTDAERDAARAKVYVYETDAGLSAVRADNKAIAEQCVEQTGEVLAHIDTQSAAKDLDILRAVVNDTKLNYLGYSYGTFLGSTYASLFPDNVGRMVLDGALDPSISNEELTSGQARAFEKAIRAYVGSCQQQDGCPLSGDVDSGVQQIRDLIGAVQQTPRTAKDGRVVNATMFVSGLITPLYNDQSWPALTQALEAAMTGDVSLMLRLADLGADRSSNGTYTSNSTFAFNAINCLDYPMEADPAAMRVEQQRLMQESPTLGYFFAYGGTSCADWPYKNVRTPAPVEYTGESPIVVIGTTGDPATPVEWATSLRKQLGNATLMTWEGEGHTAYGRSNSCIEDPVDRYLVSGEIPADNTVC from the coding sequence ATGACTGCCCGCCCCCTGCCCGCGCGCCCCCGATCCCTGGTGATCGGCGGCCGTGCCGCCGGTGCCATGCTTTTGGCCATGGTGCTGGCCTCGTGCAGCCTCCTCAGTGGCGGAGACCGCAACGAGGAGACAGCCACCGCCAAGGCGGACCCCTCTATCGTGGCATCCGCCCCGGAGGGGTTGGAGCAGTTCTACTCCCAGGAAGTGGTGTGGGAGCCCTGCGAGAAGGAGTTCCAGTGTGCCAAGGTGACCGTGCCGATGGACTACGAGGATTCCGACGGCGAGACCATCCAGATTGCCGCGCTGCGGGCTCCCAGCACCGGCAAGAAAACCGGAAGCCTGCTGGTTAACCCAGGTGGCCCCGGCGCATCCGGCTACGACTTCGTCAAGGATGCGGCCGGGACGCACTTTTCGCAGTCAGTTCGCGACGCCTATGACGTCGTGGGTTTCGATCCCCGGGGCGTCAAGCGCTCTGCTCCTGTTACCTGCATGACCGATGCGGAGCGGGACGCAGCGCGGGCCAAAGTCTACGTTTACGAGACTGATGCCGGCCTGTCTGCTGTCCGGGCGGACAACAAGGCCATCGCTGAGCAGTGCGTCGAGCAGACCGGTGAAGTGCTGGCGCACATTGATACGCAGAGCGCCGCCAAGGACCTGGACATCCTTCGCGCTGTTGTCAACGATACGAAGCTGAATTACCTGGGCTACTCCTATGGGACGTTCCTGGGCTCCACGTACGCGTCCCTTTTCCCGGACAACGTGGGACGCATGGTGCTTGACGGGGCCCTCGATCCCTCGATCAGCAACGAGGAGCTGACCAGCGGCCAGGCGCGCGCGTTTGAAAAAGCCATCCGGGCCTATGTTGGCAGCTGCCAACAGCAGGACGGGTGTCCGCTGAGCGGCGACGTCGACTCCGGGGTGCAGCAGATCCGTGACCTCATCGGCGCCGTGCAGCAGACGCCACGAACAGCCAAGGACGGCAGGGTGGTCAACGCCACGATGTTTGTCAGCGGCCTCATCACCCCGCTGTACAACGACCAGAGCTGGCCGGCCCTGACCCAGGCCCTGGAAGCAGCCATGACGGGGGACGTCAGCCTGATGCTGCGCCTGGCCGACCTTGGTGCTGACCGCTCATCCAACGGCACGTACACGTCCAACTCGACGTTTGCCTTCAACGCCATCAACTGCCTGGACTACCCGATGGAGGCCGACCCGGCTGCCATGCGGGTTGAGCAGCAGCGCCTGATGCAGGAGTCGCCCACACTTGGATATTTCTTTGCCTACGGCGGCACCAGCTGCGCGGACTGGCCGTACAAGAATGTGCGGACGCCTGCACCGGTTGAATACACCGGCGAGTCTCCGATCGTGGTCATTGGCACTACGGGTGATCCCGCCACCCCCGTGGAATGGGCCACGTCCCTGCGGAAACAGCTTGGCAACGCCACCCTCATGACGTGGGAAGGCGAAGGGCACACCGCCTACGGACGTTCGAACAGCTGCATCGAGGACCCGGTGGACAGGTACCTCGTGAGCGGCGAGATACCTGCCGACAACACGGTGTGCTGA
- the phoU gene encoding phosphate signaling complex protein PhoU, translated as MRKVFQEELTQVGEQLVEISRLVSEAMDKATTSFEVADVDLAQDVIAADARIDFLQNSLDERAIDILALQGPVASDLRMIVGSLRMSASLERMGDLARHIAQLARLRFPSTVIPASMTETFKQMAELDQVIADKLTVLLETRDLEVARDILKANSAINDLHLSVFKAIAAPEWTESPATTVDVALASRYFERFADHGVSVAQKVTYLVTGAWQPNGIEHS; from the coding sequence GTGCGTAAGGTTTTTCAGGAAGAGCTCACCCAGGTGGGTGAACAGCTGGTGGAGATCTCGCGGCTGGTCAGTGAAGCGATGGACAAGGCGACTACTTCCTTCGAAGTGGCTGACGTGGACCTCGCCCAGGACGTCATTGCGGCGGATGCCCGCATCGACTTCCTGCAGAACAGCCTTGATGAGCGGGCCATTGACATCCTGGCGCTGCAGGGTCCCGTTGCCAGCGACCTCCGCATGATCGTGGGCTCCCTGCGCATGAGTGCTTCGCTGGAGCGGATGGGCGACCTCGCCCGGCACATCGCCCAGCTGGCCCGCCTCCGGTTCCCGTCAACGGTTATTCCGGCGTCCATGACGGAGACCTTCAAGCAGATGGCCGAGCTGGACCAGGTCATCGCGGACAAGCTGACCGTCCTGCTGGAAACGCGTGACCTCGAGGTTGCAAGGGACATCCTGAAGGCAAACAGCGCCATCAATGATCTGCACCTGAGCGTCTTCAAGGCCATCGCCGCTCCGGAGTGGACCGAGTCGCCTGCCACCACCGTGGACGTGGCCCTGGCCAGCCGGTACTTCGAGCGCTTCGCAGACCACGGCGTCTCCGTGGCCCAGAAAGTCACCTACCTGGTGACCGGCGCCTGGCAGCCGAACGGCATCGAACACAGCTAG
- a CDS encoding CarD family transcriptional regulator yields MVFEVGETVVYPHHGAAKIEEIKMRTIKGEEKMYLKLKVAQGDLTIEVPAENVDLVGVRDVVGKEGLEHVFDVLRAEFTEEPTNWSRRYKANLEKLASGDVIKVAEVVRDLWRRDHDRGLSAGEKRMLAKARQILISELALAEKTDEEKAASVLDEVLAS; encoded by the coding sequence ATGGTATTTGAGGTCGGCGAGACAGTAGTTTACCCTCACCACGGTGCTGCGAAGATTGAAGAAATCAAGATGCGCACCATCAAGGGCGAAGAGAAAATGTATCTCAAGCTCAAGGTGGCTCAGGGTGATCTGACCATTGAAGTTCCAGCAGAAAACGTTGACCTTGTTGGGGTCCGGGACGTAGTGGGCAAGGAAGGCCTGGAGCACGTGTTTGATGTGCTCCGCGCCGAGTTCACCGAAGAGCCCACCAACTGGTCACGCAGGTACAAGGCAAATCTGGAGAAGCTTGCTTCCGGTGACGTCATCAAGGTAGCAGAGGTCGTTCGGGACCTCTGGCGCCGGGATCACGACCGGGGCCTTTCCGCAGGCGAGAAGCGAATGCTGGCCAAGGCCCGGCAGATTCTGATTTCAGAACTGGCGCTGGCTGAGAAGACCGACGAAGAGAAGGCGGCAAGCGTTCTCGACGAGGTCCTGGCTTCCTAA
- a CDS encoding class I SAM-dependent methyltransferase translates to MVQKAERVTAPQISGRNPSGRQGRPVGNITRGTTNPNRMRRLDRWLTGPQAWRLRAAADPLVVDLGYGATPATAVELYDRLSAVRPDVQVCGIEIEPERVRAALPLQQPGLTFQVGGFELPVTGRPVLVRAFNVLRQYEEADVAGIWRLVQDRLSANGLFIDGTCDEIGRRVTWVALDAHRPLSLSVSVRFGSFDLPSEVAERLPKALIHRNVPGEPVHKLMQAMDRAWLESAPLASFGNRQRWQGMCRSLRDAGWPVQDGPARWRLGELTVDWEAVAPLP, encoded by the coding sequence GTGGTGCAAAAGGCTGAACGGGTGACCGCCCCGCAGATTTCCGGCAGGAACCCGAGCGGCAGGCAGGGCAGGCCGGTGGGCAACATTACCCGCGGAACCACCAACCCCAACCGCATGCGCCGCCTCGACCGGTGGCTTACCGGACCGCAGGCTTGGCGCCTTCGCGCCGCGGCGGACCCGCTGGTGGTGGACCTCGGCTATGGGGCAACGCCCGCCACCGCCGTCGAACTTTATGATCGGCTGTCGGCCGTCCGGCCCGACGTCCAGGTCTGCGGCATCGAAATTGAACCGGAACGCGTGCGCGCAGCGCTGCCGCTCCAGCAGCCCGGCCTGACCTTCCAGGTGGGCGGTTTCGAACTCCCCGTCACGGGCCGTCCGGTCCTGGTCCGGGCATTCAACGTGCTGCGGCAATACGAGGAGGCCGACGTCGCGGGGATCTGGCGACTGGTGCAGGACCGGCTGTCCGCTAACGGACTTTTCATTGACGGTACGTGCGACGAAATCGGACGCCGGGTGACCTGGGTGGCTCTCGACGCCCACCGGCCGTTGTCGCTCAGCGTGTCCGTCCGGTTCGGAAGCTTCGATCTGCCTTCCGAGGTGGCCGAGCGGCTGCCGAAAGCCCTGATCCACCGCAACGTTCCCGGCGAGCCTGTCCATAAACTCATGCAGGCGATGGACCGGGCGTGGCTGGAATCGGCTCCCCTGGCGTCCTTTGGAAACAGGCAGCGCTGGCAGGGCATGTGCCGGTCGTTGCGCGACGCGGGCTGGCCGGTCCAGGACGGGCCTGCGCGGTGGCGGCTGGGCGAGCTGACAGTGGATTGGGAAGCGGTTGCCCCGCTCCCCTAA
- a CDS encoding sensor histidine kinase: MLIGLVAGLVGLALGTFGVLAYRVSEKQRRLLDVDAEELALPPGAAEVLAVVGRAFVVVDAVDGVVRASPAAYAYGLVRGHTVVHEELLDMTAGVRRDGVILEKQLELPRGPLGQGTIIVQVRAAMLGEEYILLLADDRTEITRTEEIRNDFVANVSHELKTPVGAISLLAEALESSADDELAVRRFAKRMHKESGRLAALVQDIIELSRLQGASVAQEGRPVDINAVIAEAVDRSQLPAESKNITIVVGGRTEGKVFGDQDLLVTALRNLIDNAIRYSPANTRVGIGVRSREGLVSISVTDQGEGLSAEDQERVFERFYRVDSARSRHTGGTGLGLSIVKHVASNHGGEVTLWSQPGQGSTFTLRLPEMEGNDGDEELPPAAAPAPGRAGQGTGQPTVTQIPRAAGAKERGASA, from the coding sequence ATGCTCATCGGTCTCGTCGCAGGCCTCGTCGGCCTGGCGCTTGGCACATTTGGCGTGCTCGCCTACCGGGTGAGCGAGAAGCAGCGCCGGCTTCTGGATGTGGACGCCGAGGAGCTGGCCCTGCCGCCCGGCGCCGCGGAGGTGCTCGCCGTCGTCGGACGCGCCTTTGTTGTGGTGGACGCCGTGGACGGCGTGGTCCGCGCGAGTCCTGCCGCCTACGCCTACGGACTGGTCCGCGGCCATACCGTGGTCCATGAGGAACTGCTGGATATGACGGCCGGAGTCCGGCGCGACGGCGTCATCCTGGAAAAGCAGCTGGAGCTGCCGCGCGGTCCGCTGGGGCAGGGGACCATCATTGTCCAGGTCCGGGCAGCGATGCTCGGTGAGGAATACATTCTCCTGCTCGCGGACGACCGTACGGAGATCACGCGCACTGAGGAGATCCGGAACGACTTCGTCGCCAACGTCTCGCATGAACTGAAGACACCGGTGGGAGCCATTTCCCTGCTCGCCGAGGCCCTGGAATCATCCGCGGATGACGAACTGGCTGTCCGCCGCTTTGCGAAGCGCATGCACAAGGAATCCGGCCGCCTCGCCGCCCTGGTGCAGGACATCATCGAACTCTCCCGGCTGCAGGGCGCCAGCGTGGCCCAGGAGGGCCGCCCGGTAGACATCAATGCCGTCATCGCGGAGGCCGTGGACCGGTCGCAGCTGCCCGCGGAAAGCAAGAACATCACCATTGTTGTGGGTGGCCGGACAGAGGGTAAGGTCTTCGGCGACCAGGACCTGCTGGTCACGGCGCTGCGCAACCTCATTGACAATGCGATCCGCTATTCCCCGGCAAACACGCGTGTGGGCATCGGGGTCCGTTCCCGGGAAGGCCTGGTCTCGATCTCCGTGACGGACCAGGGCGAAGGGCTCAGCGCTGAGGACCAGGAGCGCGTCTTTGAACGCTTTTACCGGGTGGATTCCGCCCGTTCCCGCCATACCGGAGGCACCGGCCTGGGCTTGAGCATCGTCAAGCATGTGGCATCAAACCACGGCGGCGAGGTGACCCTGTGGTCCCAGCCCGGCCAGGGGTCCACGTTCACCCTCCGCCTTCCGGAGATGGAGGGGAACGACGGCGACGAGGAGCTTCCGCCTGCTGCGGCCCCTGCGCCGGGCCGGGCAGGGCAGGGAACCGGTCAGCCAACTGTCACCCAGATACCCCGCGCCGCCGGCGCGAAAGAACGAGGAGCTAGCGCTTGA
- the tmk gene encoding dTMP kinase, producing the protein MSKQGPGLFIAFEGGDGAGKSTQAARLAEALESRGLTVLRTREPGGTPIGEKLRSLVLDHGHGHIDAHTEALIFAASRAAHAAQVIRPALERGEIVLTDRYIDSSVAYQGAGRDLGEDAVRSLNEWATSGLQPHLTVLLDVDPAMGRQRRTAGNAAEDRLESEADEFHGRIRKAFLELAGRRSDSYLVLPAHLPIGELAATILARVDALLAALAVDSVGAVPSAAADGGGNP; encoded by the coding sequence GTGAGCAAACAAGGGCCCGGACTTTTCATCGCGTTTGAAGGCGGCGATGGCGCCGGCAAGTCGACCCAGGCGGCCCGCCTTGCGGAGGCTCTTGAATCCCGGGGACTGACAGTACTGCGCACCCGCGAGCCCGGAGGAACGCCTATCGGCGAGAAGCTGCGTTCCCTGGTCCTCGACCATGGCCATGGCCATATTGATGCCCATACGGAGGCCCTGATCTTTGCCGCATCCCGGGCCGCGCATGCCGCCCAGGTGATCCGGCCGGCGCTGGAGCGCGGCGAGATCGTTCTGACAGACCGCTATATCGATTCCTCTGTCGCGTACCAGGGGGCCGGGCGGGATCTGGGCGAGGACGCCGTGAGGTCCCTGAACGAGTGGGCCACTTCCGGACTGCAGCCCCACCTCACGGTCCTGCTCGACGTGGATCCGGCGATGGGGCGGCAACGCCGGACCGCCGGTAACGCCGCGGAGGACCGGCTGGAATCCGAGGCAGACGAGTTTCATGGCCGGATCAGGAAAGCCTTCCTGGAGTTGGCCGGGAGGCGCTCCGATTCGTACCTTGTGCTGCCGGCACACCTGCCCATCGGCGAGCTGGCTGCGACGATCCTCGCGCGGGTGGATGCCCTGCTGGCCGCTCTTGCGGTGGACTCCGTCGGCGCGGTTCCTTCCGCGGCTGCCGACGGCGGCGGTAACCCATGA
- a CDS encoding DUF2516 family protein codes for MDGELIIRPVEHAVFFLLALVALGLELWAVADCARHRANAFEATGKRTKTFWLALTGGAALIGVISLFGSGGGIFGTLGLFGLAAVVAASVYLADVRPAVKDAGRGGSRNMGPYGPW; via the coding sequence GTGGACGGTGAACTGATTATTCGACCTGTTGAGCACGCGGTGTTCTTTCTCCTTGCCCTGGTGGCACTGGGCCTTGAGCTGTGGGCTGTGGCGGACTGTGCCCGGCACCGGGCCAACGCCTTTGAAGCAACCGGTAAAAGGACCAAGACGTTCTGGCTGGCGCTGACCGGCGGCGCCGCCCTGATTGGCGTCATCTCACTGTTTGGCAGCGGCGGCGGTATCTTCGGCACCCTGGGCCTCTTCGGGCTGGCCGCTGTTGTTGCCGCTTCCGTGTACCTCGCCGACGTGCGGCCTGCCGTCAAGGATGCCGGCCGCGGCGGCAGCCGCAACATGGGACCCTACGGACCCTGGTAA
- a CDS encoding phosphoglyceromutase, with the protein MTYKLILLRHGHSEWNAKNLFTGWVDVDLNDQGREEAARGGELLVENDILPDVLYTSLLKRAINTANIALDKADRGWIPVKRDWRLNERHYGALQGKDKAQTLAEYGEEQFMEWRRSYDTPPPPLDDNSKFSQAHDPRYAGLGDALPRTECLKDVLVRLLPYWESDIKEDLKAGKTVLVTAHGNSLRALVKHLDGISDDAIAGLNIPTGIPLVYELDEDFQPIKPGGTYLDPEAAEQAILAVANQGKR; encoded by the coding sequence ATGACTTACAAGCTGATTCTGCTGCGCCACGGCCACAGCGAATGGAACGCCAAGAACCTGTTCACCGGCTGGGTGGACGTTGACCTGAATGACCAGGGCCGCGAGGAAGCCGCACGCGGAGGCGAACTCCTGGTGGAGAACGACATTCTCCCGGACGTGCTCTACACGTCCCTCCTGAAGCGGGCCATCAACACGGCCAACATTGCCCTGGACAAGGCCGACCGCGGTTGGATCCCGGTCAAGCGCGACTGGCGCCTGAACGAACGCCACTACGGCGCGCTCCAGGGCAAGGACAAGGCGCAGACCCTCGCAGAATACGGCGAAGAGCAGTTCATGGAATGGCGCCGTTCCTACGACACTCCGCCGCCGCCCCTGGACGATAACTCCAAGTTTTCCCAGGCCCACGATCCCCGCTACGCCGGACTCGGGGATGCCCTTCCCCGGACCGAGTGCCTGAAGGACGTGCTGGTCCGCCTGCTGCCGTACTGGGAATCGGACATCAAGGAAGACCTGAAGGCCGGTAAGACCGTCCTGGTCACGGCGCACGGCAATTCCCTCCGTGCCCTGGTCAAGCACCTGGACGGCATCAGCGACGACGCCATCGCGGGCCTGAACATCCCCACCGGCATTCCGCTGGTGTACGAACTGGACGAGGACTTCCAGCCCATCAAGCCGGGTGGCACCTACCTTGACCCGGAAGCTGCCGAACAGGCCATCCTGGCGGTAGCCAACCAGGGCAAGCGGTAG
- a CDS encoding response regulator transcription factor, whose product MSRILIVEDEESFSDPLSYLLGKEGFEVEVVDNGLDAITEFDRNGADLVLLDLQLPGLSGTEVCRQLRQRSSVPVIMLTAKDSEIDKVVGLELGADDYVTKPYSSRELVARVRAVLRRQGEPEELISSTVQAGPVRMDIERHVVSVDGEQVLLPLKEFELLEMLLRNSGRVLTRGQLIDRVWGSDYVGDTKTLDVHVKRLRGKIEPDPSAPRYLVTVRGLGYKFEP is encoded by the coding sequence TTGAGCAGGATTCTGATTGTGGAGGACGAGGAGTCGTTCAGCGATCCCTTGTCCTATTTGCTGGGCAAGGAAGGGTTCGAGGTGGAGGTCGTGGACAACGGCCTGGACGCCATCACCGAATTCGACCGGAACGGCGCGGACCTGGTGCTGCTGGACCTCCAGTTGCCCGGACTTTCCGGAACCGAAGTGTGCCGCCAGCTCCGCCAGCGGTCCAGCGTTCCGGTCATCATGCTGACCGCCAAGGACTCCGAGATCGACAAAGTGGTGGGCCTGGAGCTGGGAGCCGACGATTATGTCACGAAGCCTTATTCGTCCCGCGAACTGGTGGCCCGGGTCCGGGCAGTGCTGCGGCGCCAGGGTGAGCCGGAGGAGTTGATCTCCTCCACGGTCCAGGCCGGTCCGGTCCGGATGGACATCGAGCGGCACGTGGTGAGCGTGGACGGGGAGCAGGTGCTGCTTCCCCTCAAGGAGTTCGAGCTCCTCGAAATGCTCCTGCGCAACTCCGGACGGGTGTTGACCCGCGGCCAGCTCATTGACCGTGTCTGGGGCTCGGACTACGTGGGCGACACCAAGACCCTGGATGTCCATGTGAAGCGGCTCCGCGGCAAGATCGAGCCCGATCCCTCGGCGCCCAGGTACCTCGTTACCGTGCGCGGCCTCGGATACAAGTTCGAGCCGTAG